DNA from Malus sylvestris chromosome 11, drMalSylv7.2, whole genome shotgun sequence:
ttgtgagagTCTCACccatttctttccctttctttttttttctcccctgATATCATTATTTGCTTATCCTCTTTCTTTGCCTCAGCGgcaacaccaccaccacaaccagtTGCAGCAACTGCAACAGCACCACCTCCACCAGCTGTGGTGGTCTTGCCGCCCAACACAGCCAACAACTATGCAGCGACCACCTTCATCTATGCTTGAGAGGGCTCCGGATCTGCGGAGTGTGGAGAGAAAGGGTAAATTTGTAGCCGAATGCGGAAAAAAATGTGCTTCAAGCTccagatattaaaaaaaatcatgaaaaaaccaaaaaaaaaaccgaaaccgaaatcaaaccgaaaaaaatcaaaaccgaaaaaaaccgaaaaaaaatcggaccgaactgaaccgaaccgaaattttggttcggtttctgttttaacaaaaaaccaaaccgtttcAAACCGAATCCAGCCCTATTAAATTAtattgaaaataattttctaattttcacattgtataataattaaaaaaaattcttttaatttgttttagccATCTGGCACAAATTTGGACTCCAAGTCAGCAAAATGTGGTCTATGTTCTTGTcatgtcatcacttaacagTCAATTTAACAGATTAATTAACGGTTGTATGACATTGCTACGAAATCGAGAGTTGTTGTATGaagttgaaaaaaataaatgaagttGTACGAGAGGacatgtaatttacccattgaATTTTTATGTAAGAGGTTATCAAATTGAGACGAAAAGCCACATGATGTTACCTACATATACCTTTTAAATCTTTCTTAAATCTTTCAATTTCTAGGAGTAAAAATTGTATTCCCCTCTTAttgtttttttcctctttttgatGATCGGTACGTACGCTGGAGAGGTTTGAAGTTAACTCGTTaagtttttattgtttttgtctCAAGAATCGTGATGAAAATTTGTTCATCCAAACTTTGGAGCACTTGATTTAAACTCGGATGTAATGGTAAGCACATCCTTTCTTGCTGCTGTGGCTAAGTCTGGATATTCACCTCTTGTTAGCTCGCTTGGCAGTCTaattttggataaaatttgaaagCGATTGATTTCAATCTAATACAATTCTAAATGCCAACCTGGGAATATTTTTGCTCAGCTCAAGTGATGGTGATGATCATTACTCTAGTTATCACCgttgaattattttaaattttgagatctgTGTAGTAGATAGACgtaaatttcaaaatattaactCATCCAACGGTAATAagtattgtggatgcaaattttctcctcctcgatcttggacgattttgcacctacaaaacaactagcaccttaggttaaggccaaaagcctcacgcgcccacgatgaatgggggggggctttggccgaagaacctccgatgccaaagttagaattttggagagaaatagtgtttagagtgtttgtgattttttgcaagaggttGTGGATTAGTGTTTTGTGAAAATGGTACCCAATTTATAGGAGAGGAAAGGATGATTTATTTTGGGGGGTTATGGAGATAGTGGGCTAGTTATTTTTAGGGAGTTATGGAaataattggctagttaattagcAAATAGTAATAACCTAATTTACTAGCTATTTGAATGTCACAAAAAGGGGGAGAAAATGGCAGCCACCAACAGGAAATAAAGGGCATGACCGGCCTAGTGggtttttggttagtttgtggtttaattagccactttaattggctaattaaatatgaaaagaaaTGTTATAGTAATTATGGTATTGATTGGCTAATAAAAGGGAAGAAATGGTGGGAAAAGGTAACAAAAAAGGTAATGGTTTAGGTTTTGAATGGGATAGCCGGCCCTCTAGTAtttttaggtttgagtggatgtttcaaattgataattaagggattgattaggtaattaatcccttaattagtcaattattatgatttgaggaaatatgaaaggaataagtatattatttagctaattgattagctaaataatgaaatgggaaatatatgaataaattaagttttaagttgatacctattttgggcacttttgacttggttgaaaaatgattgcccactgctcgcgcgtaggaatcccggtatgcctcaagggtatttttgtcctcttatgttcaaaagtccacgtgtcgcctagtgaatattatTTGCTCCACAAGTATGGTGGTGAACATTACTATCACTTGAGGGTGATGAGCAGAAATGCATCTAAACCAAACCAGGTTTATAAGCTCTTCTAATACAGTGAAAGTTAAATCAATAGACCAAATGGTCGGCGGTCTTTCATTCACTTATTTAATTAGAACATTAATGTCACTTAATTTCACATAAAACTAAAGCTCAccactttgttttttcttttttcggaGAACTAAAGCTCACCACTTTGGAATTAGATAAGAGATTTTGTTTTTCCTGACCTCAAGCACTGTCTACTACTACATATCGAACTATTTGCATGTCATGTTTCTTGGAAGAGCAAGCCATTGACAGTCACCCCGCCGTCGACGGTAATAGTTTGCCCAGTAATGTAAGAGGCTGCAGGTAGGCATAGAAATGCTACCAAGGAAGACACTTCTTCTGGCTCTCCTGGACGTCCTAAAGGGCACCGAGAATTTATCACCGCcgatttctttttatttccgaGAAACTGCATGCATATAGTGTGAGAATGGATGTAATGACAAATATATTAGTAATGATTTTAATGATTTGTCAAGctcttcaataaaaaaaataagagtagaagtattatttttaaattggcAATCctgcattgtttttttttttttctttctattttcatgttttaatacttttgattttaatttgagCAAGATAATTCTCTTAATGTGAATTGACAAGTAATTCATTGCCATAACTAAGctattaaataaataatgaatAAAAGATGATAAAAATTTGGCTTGTTTCTTCAAGAATCAAAATATTACTCCCAAAAACAAAtccaataaatttaaaatcaagaGTTGAATTCTTTATTTTATATGAGTCCCACTACTGTTCTGATTCCTCAATGTTTATTAAACACATGAATAATTTCTTTTCACCACCATCCAACTTCTTATTGTGATTCTGATTCCGATTACGGACTTCGAAAGACCCATCAATGAAATGTTGATTGGCATTGAAGTTAAAGCATGCATCATGACATGAAGGGACTTATAGTGTAAGTGACTAAGAGAATTTACCTATGTTCCTTAGGTCTTACTTTGATTTTCCTCCCCCAAGATCGGTTGTATTTAAAgacaaatgaaaataaaaagcaTGCACGAGCACGTGATGATGATGATCTTACCATTTCACCAAGGGGAGTGGTGATAAACCAAGGTGCAACACTGTTGGTCCTTATTTTAtcttttgcccactcacatgcCAAGTTTTTTGCTAATTGATTTATTGCACCTGAGAGATACAATACAGAAAAGCCACACAATTTAAGCTCAATTCTTCAACTGCCTGCAAAACACAAATTATCtattgggttttatttttacataaagttttaaaaaatatataaggaAAATAATTAAGCACCTTTAGTTGCAGAATATATAGATCCAACCTCTAGTGAGACCACACCAGCAACAGAGGATAAAAAAACGATGTTAGCAGATCCAGAAGCTTTGAGAAGAGGATGTGAAAGTTGGCACAAATGGTAAGCGGATTCAAGATTGATGCTCATCATGAATGAGTAATCTTCAGCGGTGTACTCTAGTGTTGCTTTTGGTCTGTTAGCCCCCACATTGTTTATCTACAGCCACACATTTTTGGAAAGGTTTAGCATAAAAATACAATAGTCTCAACTTTGTTGAAAGGGGCTATGAGTTCAAAGCTAATGGACGACAATTATAAATTAGGGGACTTTAACTAAAAGCTTCtcgtactgtttactttaacgaaaatctatatttttacactaaaaagtccatcctagtactattcactttaccttttattttgtccttatcattaaaactcaaagttttcaatcccttttcattagttttccttataaattAAGGAAAAAAGTGCACTTCTTCTACTGGATTCAAATTCTTAAATTTCACTAAAAAGTTAAAGCTTTCTCAAACGACTAGATACtgaaaaagttgaggtttcCTCATAAAATCAGATTAGCAATATATGGAGTATCCCAACCTATTATAACCCCTTGCAAGGTTTCTCTTTTCACTAATACGggactcttttaccttcacatcctCACAGATACGATCTAAGGGCgtcaggatcctctccgagtCTTTTGGGTGAGGATCCTAGAGATCCGTGAATCAtgttcgttcattgtacatcgtacggtcagtttttgtcaagtacagtttgtgtttaattttaaataaaaatatttaaaataatttccaaccacacgatgtacgatgaacgaacatgaTTGAAGAATCCTGgaattctcacaaagagaatccaggGAGATCTAAGGCATCTTTTCTGCTAAACTGAACGATTACAATTTTACTTTTCTTCATGACCAAATATCCataacaaaacaataaaatgccAAAAGTGAGTGGTACTCTGCAAAATTTTACCATGGAGCGGTGTGCAGAATGTTTGGTTCAATAAACGGTTAGATTTTCATTTGTGACGTTTGATAGTCTCACAATCTAATCGTTCAAACACTCTAAACACTGTTGTATTATAGGGAGAAGCTTTGTGTTATATAAAACGCAAAAcgacagaaaaaaaataaataactttaaAGACATGAAGTCCAAAGGCTGCAGACAGCTCCTACACTCTCTTACTTGAAAACTCTTCTTAATGGATAATTGACAAACACTTGATTCAACTGAGTTCATCTTTAAACACCTCTCAACCTTCAAATTCATGAACTCACATTAATCTTCTAGCTTAATCAGGTATGGACCTCTCTAGATGCCAACCGTTGTAATAACTTCTAACATcatctttggtggaattgttgcCAACACTTTCAAAATCTTTAACAGGATATTTAACGGAACTAATGAAATGAGACAAAATGGGACACAAATATATGATTTAGAGAGCAAAATATGTCAAAATAACTTTGGGAAGGTAAAGTGGAATCCGACAACACTATCGGGGTACTGCAATAGTTAAGCCTTGAAATTATTCTTTCAGTCAATTGATGAGTCCTGTACTTacaaggatgttaagtttgccATCAAAGAGTGATGAGACCTTGTTTATAAGCTCCTCTCTTTGGGTCTTTGACACCACATCGCAGACTGAGCCAGTGACTTGAAAACCCTTCTTCTCCCACTGACTCAGGCAGTCATTAAGGTCAACTTCATTTCGCGAACAAGTATGCACAATTGCACCTAGCCCTGCCAATTCTTCCACTATTGCATACCTGTATAATTACATTATCAACTTCAAACATGGAATCGTAAAATCTGAGGAAAAAAATTGGAACACTTgtgcttaaatttttttagaattgGAGCTTAGTTCTTGAATCAGACATTTATAGGTATTGGTCTCTGATCTTGTAGGCGGACAAATGGTCTTTCTAAGTAACTTCCTTATCACTTTTTGTCCTTCATATTGTCATAAGTTTAGGAACCAAAATTTAAAGATCAAAGCTCCAATTAGAGAAATAAAGAGAATATTGCATTGCAAGTAAAAGGAAAACTGAAATAAAAAGAGATTAATGGTCTGAAGTATCCAGATGTAGAGAAGCTAACCCAATTCCTTTGGTTCCACCAGTGACAAGAGCCGTCATTCCGTTAAGAGACCATCTTTTGTCTCTGCTgttcatctctttctctataTCTCTGCTCCCTAATCTCTCTGCAAAATACTAGCGGTGCTGCTATTTCGTACTAGTTTTGATATTTATCAGATATTGGGTGGCCAGGATAAGAAGTACACGTGGCAACTGTTTCTGTTTAACACCACCAAAGATATTGGACGGTTTGGACCGTACTGGATAAGAAGCGATAatattagggagactaaatttataaattaaattatgtgtcaccaataagaatgaATATGTTTATTAACGCTTAAGTAATTTTCCTAGCATTACCCGGATAGAAGTGGTGAAGTATCCGTTCTGTTGTTGTATGCATTTTCCAGAATAAGTCAAGTGGTAATTTATAAGCGAGAACCGTAGAACACCAAAATTTAAACACCAGCAAAAAAGAATCGAGTTTTTTACAACCAGAATACCAATATATACTACTTACCTATATAAATAAATTTACCTATATTAATAATATGCCTActaatttacctattattttCCAGATCCAAAAATTTGGTGACAGATGCCTTATTTTTCCAAATGACCAAAACTATTAGTACTAAGTAGGTATGTAGCATCACACATCACCCAGGGGTgtagatcatgtaagccttatatgtatattctcatctctacacgaggccttttgggaactcattggtttcgagttccatcggaactccgaagttaaacgagttcgcgcgagagcaatcccatgatggtgatccactgggaagttctcatgtgagttcccagaaataaaactaTGAGAGcgtggtcggggtccaaagcggacaatatcgtgctacagtggagtcgagctcgggatgtgaCAAGGTACACTaatcttttcaaaaaaaaaaaaaaaaaaaggtacattgatattcaaaaaataaaacaaaacatactAGACACATCATTTTTTCACCCTTTTtgatttaaagaaaacaaaagcatgGTTTTTATTAAATCAATAGGGTACATTAATCTGAAAATTTATTGTTGAATAAAAGACGTTTTGAATTTCCATTCCTAcatcaattaaaatttcaaagccATTACACTCGTTACAAGCAAATAAAAAAGCtttctattttaattttgaTATCAACATAAAATGCTATAATGACATAACTTAGGGTAATTTGGGGAATccgaaaaatattaaatatgaCACACAATCTCGATTAGGCAATTCACTTAGGTTGAGCCTAGTCATTGgggttttgttagaaaaatatattattgtgagttttatgtaaaaaataaataaatttgaagGGCTGAAATcacattttcaataaaaaatattcacaaCACTTCTTCGATGTCTACCAATCAATGATACTTGCCTCGATAAAACTATGCTTGGAAAACTCAATTGGACAAAACCTAAGGGAAGGCTAGAAGAAAAATCGGGCACTACGTTTGTGATATATTGATATGGTGTTAGATACACATAATGTTGTCTCGCTAAAATATTGCTATGGAAAAATTAAGTGAATAAAGGCCTGGTCAAAGGAAAAAGAGCACAATGTGCTTATGTCTAGTTTAGCTTGTTGTTGAATACTCCTGATGAATTCCCCCCTGAAGATAGTAAGTCTTGATTCAATTGTCACTATTGTTGAGTTTGACATAGATGACACAATCATCTTCACGAATTGCATATTTTGAATGCTAACTTTCAATTTGAATGCTAAGTTTCTGGCAATGGATTTTGTTTCTTTCAGTTAAGTTTGAATGCTAACTTTCAATTTGAATGCTAAGTTTCTGGCAATGGATTTTATTTCTTTCAGTTAAGTTTGCTGCAGTTCTATGAGGAAGAAAATGGGTTAGTTTTGATTCTGAATTCCCTTTTCGTTTGTGTTATGAAAATAGTGTTTTTGGGTGTATGTATGTTGTGTTTTGTGTCAAAATATTTCCAAAAGTAGATGAAATTCTAAAATTGGTTCTGGTTTAATTGTGGTTGTGATATATTATATGCTGAACTGTGATTGTGATATATTATATGCTGAAATGTGGTTGTGATATGTTATGCTTTGATTCTATGAACAGGTCCTTGATAGAAAAATTGCAATGGCCACTTTCATTGTAAGTTTAGAGTTAAATCCTTGATAGTTTATTGTTAGGTTGAATTCTCCATGTTTTCTTTACAACCTTTTGTTTTTCATCCTATTGTTTTTTCTTGTAGGAAAAGTCAAATGAAAGCTTATCTAATTTAGATTCCTGGAAACTAGATGATAGGGTTAGGGAAAAGATTAAGCATACTTCATTCTATAGGTTTCTTAGCCTCACCCAAAGGGTCAAACACAACATGACTTTACTATCAGTAATAATTGAATATTATGATGTTAAAATGCAGTGTTTTGTCCTTCCTAGTGGGTGTAAATTAGTATTTACCCTACAAGACGTTTTGTACATCACCGGGTTGCCAAT
Protein-coding regions in this window:
- the LOC126588788 gene encoding tropinone reductase homolog At1g07440-like isoform X1, giving the protein MNSRDKRWSLNGMTALVTGGTKGIGYAIVEELAGLGAIVHTCSRNEVDLNDCLSQWEKKGFQVTGSVCDVVSKTQREELINKVSSLFDGKLNILINNVGANRPKATLEYTAEDYSFMMSINLESAYHLCQLSHPLLKASGSANIVFLSSVAGVVSLEVGSIYSATKGAINQLAKNLACEWAKDKIRTNSVAPWFITTPLGEMFLGNKKKSAVINSRCPLGRPGEPEEVSSLVAFLCLPAASYITGQTITVDGGVTVNGLLFQET
- the LOC126588788 gene encoding tropinone reductase homolog At1g07440-like isoform X2 is translated as MNSRDKRWSLNGMTALVTGGTKGIGYAIVEELAGLGAIVHTCSRNEVDLNDCLSQWEKKGFQVTGSVCDVVSKTQREELINKVSSLFDGKLNILINNVGANRPKATLEYTAEDYSFMMSINLESAYHLCQLSHPLLKASGSANIVFLSSVAGVVSLEVGSIYSATKGS